A part of Oncorhynchus clarkii lewisi isolate Uvic-CL-2024 chromosome 17, UVic_Ocla_1.0, whole genome shotgun sequence genomic DNA contains:
- the LOC139369940 gene encoding retinol dehydrogenase 7-like, with translation MDSVYQYLGYPAQANDDSGTSRDNLWLYGVGTFVVLWTLGWLYRDSLEIEDIKEKYVFVTGCDSGFGNLLCKRLDRRGFRVIAGCLTDQGADDLKRATGPYLKTVLLDVTSTGSIQKAMEYTKQEVGDNGLWGIVNNAGRSLPMGPSEWMRLEDYTSTLKVNMTGVIEMTLTFLPLIKQAQGRIVNVASVLGRVAANGGGYCISKFAVESFSDCLRRDIHYFGIKVCIIEPGFFKTAVTSLDPIERELHRLWNQLTPEVKASYGDKYLEKYIQIQRLIMNAVCDSDLSKVTNCMEHALASSYPRTRYSAGWDAKLGWIPLSYMPSCVIDIGLKLVMPRPAKSV, from the exons ATATCCAGCACAAGCCAACGACGATTCAGGGACTTCAAG GGATAATCTATGGCTGTACGGCGTGGGTACCTTCGTGGTTCTGTGGACCCTAGGCTGGCTGTACAGAGACAGTCTGGAGATAGAGGATATCAAGGAGAAGTATGTGTTTGTGACGGGGTGTGACTCTGGCTTCGGTAACTTGCTCTGTAAGAGGCTGGACCGACGGGGGTTCAGGGTGATAGCTGGGTGTCTCACAGACCAAGGGGCTGATGATCTGAAGAGGGCGACTGGGCCGTACCTGAAGACGGTTCTCCTAGACGTGACGAGCACCGGCAGTATACAGAAAGCCATGGAGTACACCAAGCAGGAGGTTGGAGATAACG gacTGTGGGGCATTGTGAACAATGCGGGGCGCTCCCTGCCCATGGGTCCCTCAGAGTGGATGAGGCTGGAGGACTATACCAGTACCCTGAAGGTCAACATGACGGGGGTGATAGAGATGACCCTCACCTTCCTGCCCCTCATCAAACAGGCCCAGGGGAGGATTGTTAATGTAGCATCAGTACTGGGTAGAGTGGCAGCTAACGGAGGTGGATACTGCATATCTAAGTTCGCTGTGGAGTCTTTCTCAGACTGCCTCAG GAGGGATATCCACTACTTTGGAATCAAGGTGTGCATCATTGAACCGGGTTTCTTTAAGACAGCGGTGACCAGTCTGGATCCCATTGAGAGAGAGCTGCATCGCCTGTGGAACCAGCTCACACCTGAAGTAAAGGCCAGCTACGGAGACAAATACCTGGAAAAgt ACATCCAGATCCAGCGGTTGATCATGAACGCAGTGTGTGACTCGGACCTGAGTAAAGTGACTAACTGCATGGAGCATGCCTTGGCGTCTAGCTACCCCCGAACCCGCTACAGTGCCGGCTGGGACGCTAAATTGGGATGGATCCCCCTCTCTTACATGCCATCCTGTGTCATCGATATTGGGCTGAAACTGGTGATGCCACGACCTGCTAAGAGTGTCTAG